One window of the Anopheles cruzii chromosome 2, idAnoCruzAS_RS32_06, whole genome shotgun sequence genome contains the following:
- the LOC128277510 gene encoding transcription factor grauzone-like: MEVCCRLCLYTTGEMIHIFDERACEAKVCEKLQVHLSLSVKKESSLPKHICLKCWQRVEAFEEFYREVADNQVILAFNAQPDTIVYQEPSTKPAYIAEEITYATVAVEPIASPVSENGPPSYDEVQQSKVAHRITIQTVQEANEGAEEPCYVEVQIEEADNRLEEEPATEDGSDRASDFSDHDVDTVDIDEESADNTIIIPKLLQDGKFVVRGEQLRKYMEKFYDLECDICNHGEWQTIEELFDHYRTVHNTAGYVECCGRKMRRLKVMATHMATHVQPEAFECPICRKIMTSQQTLRLHIKNHLPEEKRPLQCSQCPRRFSYSSVLAAHQASHQSKEQSTLIVCAICDRSYRSTKGLQEHMAAVHSEQQPDGSGPAVCHICAKQFSNRCNLAYHMTTHQPPLHQVQCEECGKWLKNKICLRKHMIQHSQIRHQCEQCDYSAVNVQCLQNHIRVKHSNKRPYVCGECGKAFKLKTNLQNHLVQHTGVHKYACEFCSRKFASSGNYYVHRKRMHSEELARHKKQKEEEEREFRERTILAKTKN; encoded by the exons ATGGAAGTATGTTGCAGATTGTGCCTGTACACTACCGGCGAGATGATACACATCTTCGACGAACGGGCGTGCGAGGCGAAAGTTTGTGAGAAGCTGCAAGTCCATTTGAGTCTGAGT GTGAAAAAAGAAAGTTCTCTGCCGAAACATATTTGCCTCAAATGCTGGCAGAGAGTGGAGGCCTTCGAAGAGTTCTACCGAGAGGTGGCCGATAATCAGGTTATACTTGCTTTCAACGCCCAGCCGGACACGATCGTTTATCAAGAGCCCTCCACAAAGCCAGCCTACATCGCCGAGGAAATAACGTACGCCACTGTGGCAGTAGAGCCGATCGCTTCGCCGGTATCCGAAAATGGTCCACCATCTTATGATGAAGTTCAGCAGTCTAAGGTGGCGCACCGAATAACAATTCAGACCGTGCAAGAGGCGAATGAAGGAGCTGAAGAACCATGCTACGTAGAAGTGCAGATCGAAGAAGCCGATAATAGACTCGAAGAAGAACCGGCTACCGAGGACGGCAGCGATCGAGCAAGTGATTTCAGTGATCACGACGTGGATACTGTGGACATTGACGAAGAGTCAGCGGACAATACGATCATCATACCCAAATTGCTGCAGGATGGAAAGTTTGTTGTTCGTGGCGAACAGCTGCGCAAGTATATGGAGAAGTTTTATGATCTGGAATGTGACATTTGCAACCATGGCGAGTGGCAAACGATAGAAGAGCTTTTCGACCACTATCGGACGGTGCACAATACCGCTGGATATGTGGAGTGCTGCGGCCGTAAGATGAGACGACTGAAAGTGATGGCAACACACATGGCTACCCATGTACAGCCGGAAGCATTCGA GTGCCCGATTTGTAGAAAAATTATGACCTCTCAGCAGACGCTTCGCTTGCACATTAAAAATCACTTACCGGAAGAGAAGCGACCTCTTCAGTGCAGTCAGTGTCCTCGCCGCTTCAGCTACTCGAGCGTTCTGGCCGCTCACCAAGCATCGCACCAGAGCAAAGAGCAAAGCACGCTCATTGTGTGCGCCATTTGCGATCGCTCGTATCGTTCAACTAAAGGCCTGCAAGAGCACATGGCTGCGGTGCACtccgagcagcagccggaCGGTAGTGGACCGGCGGTGTGCCACATCTGCGCGAAGCAGTTTAGTAATCGCTGTAACTTGGCGTACCATATGACCACGCATCAGCCACCGTTGCATCAGGTGCAGTGTGAGGAGTGTGGCAAGTGgcttaaaaacaaaatctgtTTGCGCAAACACATGATACAACACTCACAGATCAGGCATCAATGCGAGCAGTGCGATTACTCTGCCGTCAACGTACAGTGTCTCCAGAACCACATCCGGGTGAAGCATTCGAACAAACGTCCGTATGTCTGCGGCGAATGTGGCAAAGCGTTCAAGCTCAAAACTAATCTCCAGAACCATCTGGTGCAGCACACAGGCGTGCATAAGTACGCGTGCGAGTTTTGCTCGCGAAAGTTCGCCTCGAGCGGCAACTATTAcgtccaccggaagcggatgcaCTCGGAAGAGTTGGCACGGCATAAGAAGCAAAAGGAAGAGGAGGAACG GGAGTTTCGCGAACGAACGATTTTGGCAAAGACAAAAAACTGA
- the LOC128277511 gene encoding cytochrome b-c1 complex subunit 10 has protein sequence MRIPLGRKQAEQAAQWATSAGAYGAAAALIGCYLTDWRVIVSYIPFYGGKFDKKE, from the exons ATGAGGATCCCACTTGGACGCAAACAGGCCGAGCAAGCCGCCCAATG GGCAACATCCGCCGGAGCCTACGGAGCGGCAGCGGCGTTGATCGGATGCTACCTGACCGACTGGAGGGTCATCGTCTCATACATCCCCTTCTACGGAGGCAAGTTCGACAAGAAAGAATAG
- the LOC128267961 gene encoding E3 ubiquitin-protein ligase SH3RF3: MDERLLNDLLECSVCLERLDSLSKVLPCQHTFCRKCLEEIVASHQELRCPECRVLVEVRIDELPPNVLLMRILEGMKTAELNNQNTNQNATSNNKPTGNRNQSQGASPPTGGGNYQQPPPPPQQQHPSSGGAKIGKSLAPGAASGQATEQGQPHPQHHHQQQQHHHQPLSRIIGSNASSGTTNSSSLDLSKIPHAKAFYDFSSSETSDISFRKGDIIILKKKIDHNWCVGEVNGKVGAVPLNHIKVLVPLPFPQCKALYDFRMGPTEEEGCLTFKKGAIIHVLRRVDQNWAEGRIADKIGIFPISFVEMNGLAKHLMDSSLKHLLGNNSNRTVPPTPFDLNASATSSSDTSSSVTTSPNSSTSTTSSNSSTAPSSPTAHFLQQQQQQQQQPTGASQAATKSKSQHHHQHHRSDPVNREKRHSLTTATFAAAGGSASAGALQTSHPVAHRHSSEMLNHDGVTAEGATTAAGTNTSAASPAAAATSTAAYQKCNLTKASQMYHQHPQLPATYVALYPYKPQKPDELELKKGSIYYVTERCQDGWFKGSNWQKKSGVFPGNYVAIHKGRDGGTSGSRSANAGSSGKQNTVASPSGQLGTSVSNCAASGAVTPSNGSSSSSAHQQQSLLLQLPELPPRNTAAQPQAQGMKYIDSIFGRQGSHDGGGGSPSNEPQATGTLETGATTTTPTSASVASTPTTTPTSGKVKKDSSAVSLMKRLTNMKRSKSPTGAGCSGGTTNPAYTSDGSLFDEMASNSPTGAGGAKLAKANFQQIVNPVHVRSGSCPSQLLQNLPMDLALNGGGLPSHSHQTSHHHQQQNLVASLMASRVENGTTPLMYGSQRIKPHKERPSMHGFKYGDHNAGIVTATAKHIAHEAPAATSHHAGKQQTQIYHRKSQSLDASAIISQLGPGQQHSSAAAMTGSSGNMNGGTPSKSSSKSSHSQSVRERFKCIVPYPPNSEYELELRVGDIVMVHKKRDNGWYKGTHARSGKTGLFPASFVEPDI; encoded by the exons ATGGACGAACGTTTGCTGAACGATCTACTGGAATGTTCCGTGTGCCTGGAACGGCTGGATTCCTTGTCGAAAGTGCTGCCTTGCCAGCATACCTTCTGCCGGAAATGTCTCGAG GAAATCGTTGCCAGCCACCAGGAGCTGCGCTGCCCGGAGTGTCGCGTCCTGGTCGAGGTGCGAATAGACGAGCTGCCGCCAAACGTGCTACTGATGCGTATCCTCGAAG GCATGAAAACCGCGGAGCTAAACAACCAGAACACGAATCAGaacgccaccagcaacaacaaacccaCGGGCAATCGCAATCAATCACAGGGAGCCTCACCGCCAACGGGTGGAGGCAACTATcagcaaccgccgccgccaccgcagcagcaacatccaTCATCGGGCGGTGCTAAAATAGGTAAATCGTTAGCCCCGGGTGCGGCTTCCGGCCAGGCAACGGAGCAAGGGCAACCGCAtccccagcaccaccaccaacagcagcagcaccaccatcagcccCTGTCGCGCATAATTGGCTCCAATGCTTCGTCGGGCACGACCAACAGCAGCTCGCTGGACCTTTCCAAGATCCCACACGCGAAAGCGTTCTACGATTTTTCCTCCAGTGAAACCAG TGATATTAGTTTCCGCAAGGGTGACATCATAATTCTCAAGAAGAAAATCGACCACAACTGGTGCGTGGGAGAGGTGAACGGAAAGGTGGGCGCGGTGCCGCTGAATCACATCAAGGTGCTGGTCCCGCTGCCGTTCCCGCAGTGCAAGGCTCTGTACGACTTTCGCATGGGACCAACCGAGGAGGAAGGCTGCCTGACGTTCAAGAAGGGCGCCATTATCCATGTGCTGCGGCGCGTCGACCAGAACTGGGCCGAAGGGCGGATAGCGGACAAGATTGGCATCTTTCCGATTTCGTTCGTCGAGATGAACGGGCTAGCGAAGCATCTGATGGACTCGTCCCTGAAGCA TCTGTTGGGAAACAACTCCAATCGTACCGTTCCTCCGACGCCGTTTGATTTGAATGCGAGCGCGACGAGTAGCAGCGACACGAGCTCGAGTGTGACCACTAGCCCCAACTCGTCGACGAGTACCACGAGCTCCAATTCCAGCACGGCTCCGAGCAGCCCAACGGCACACTtcctacagcagcagcagcagcaacagcagcaacctaCCGGAGCTTCCCAGGCCGCTACCAAGTCCAAGTcccagcaccatcatcagcatcatcgatccgatccggtgaATCGGGAAAAGCGTCACTCACTCACGACGGCCACCTTTGCTGCGGCCGGTGGATCAGCCTCCGCCGGAGCACTGCAAACTTCCCATCCCGTCGCGCACCGACATTCGAGCGAAATGTTGAACCATGATGGTGTCACCGCGGAaggtgccaccaccgccgctgggACCAACACGTCAGCTGCGTCAcctgcagcagccgcaacatcCACTGCCGCGTACCAGAAGTGCAACCTGACGAAAGCTAGTCAAATGTACCACCAGCACCCACAGCTGCCCGCAACGTACGTTGCCCTCTATCCGTACAAGCCGCAGAAACCGGATGAATTGGAGCTTAAAAAAGGAT CGATTTACTACGTTACGGAGCGATGCCAGGATGGTTGGTTCAAGGGATCCAACTGGCAGAAGAAATCCGGTGTGTTTCCCGGTAATTACGTTGCGATCCACAAGGGAAGGGACGGTGGCACG TCTGGAAGCCGCTCGGCAAACGCTGGCTCGAGCGGGAAGCAAAACACCGTTGCCAGTCCGTCCGGACAACTAGGAACGTCGGTGTCGAACTGtgcagcttccggtgccgtgACGCCATCCAATGGATCATCCTCCTCCTCCgctcatcagcagcagtcacTTCTGTTGCAGCTTCCGGAATTGCCACCTCGCAACACAGCAGCACAGCCGCAGGCGCAAGGAATGAAGTACATTGACTCAATCTTTGGCCGGCAAGGATCCCACGATGGTGGCGGAGGTTCACCAAGTAACGAGCCACAGGCCACAGGGACGTTGGAAACCGGTGCCACGACCACCACTCCGACGTCTGCGTCGGTCGCTTCTACTCCGACGACTACGCCGACCTCGGGAAAGGTGAAGAAAGATTCATCGGCCGTCAGTCTGATGAAGCGATTGACCAACATGAAGCGTTCCAAGTCACCGACGGGCGCCGGGTGCTCAGGTGGAACAACCAACCCGGCGTACACCAGCGACGGATCACTGTTCGATGAGATGGCAAGCAACTCTCCGACCGGGGCTGGGGGGGCTAAGTTGGCGAAGGCAAACTTCCAGCAAATCGTAAACCCGGTCCACGTTCG ATCCGGTTCCTGTCCCAGTCAACTGCTGCAAAACCTGCCCATGGATCTGGCACTGAACGGTGGCGGGCTTCCATCACATTCCCATCAAAcgtcgcatcatcatcagcaacagaaTCTGGTGGCTTCGCTGATGGCTTCGCGGGTTGAAAACGGAACCACACCCCTGATGTACGGCTCGCAGCGTATCAAGCCGCACAAAGAACGTCCTTCGATGCATGG CTTTAAATACGGGGACCACAACGCGGGGATCGTAACGGCCACCGCGAAACACATCGCGCATGAAGCGCCAGCCGCGACGTCGCATCACGccggcaaacagcaaacgcaGATTTATCACCGCAAATCGCAATCTCTCGACGCTTCGGCAATTATCTCACAGCttggccccggccagcagcacagctcggcggcggccatgaCTGGCTCTTCGGGCAACATGAACGGTGGAACGCCTTCGAAATCTTCTTCTAAATCCTCGCACTCGCAATCGGTCCGGGAGCG CTTCAAGTGCATTGTGCCGTATCCGCCAAACAGCGAGTACGAGCTCGAGCTACGCGTCGGTGATATCGTGATGGTGCACAAAAAGCGCGACAATGGGTGGTACAAAGGGACGCACGCCCGTTCCGGCAAGACGGGACTCTTTCCGGCTTCGTTTGTCGAGCCGGACATCTGA